The Spirosoma foliorum genome has a window encoding:
- a CDS encoding response regulator, which produces MQPTEGSIVSFMVLVVDDEPTVFELLTRIAQKAFPEATFINTRSAPETLIYLAKTTKLPQLVLLDIDLKTESNGLALLPELVQRFQGKVPVIIFSTDGAKLTIEQAYHLGAVAYTVKPDDLAGWTDYLAVMRAYWYKTTRLPTEDSLN; this is translated from the coding sequence ATGCAACCTACTGAAGGCTCAATTGTTTCATTTATGGTTCTGGTGGTCGACGATGAGCCAACCGTCTTTGAACTTCTGACCAGAATTGCGCAGAAGGCATTTCCCGAAGCGACTTTTATCAACACTCGATCGGCCCCAGAAACACTGATTTATCTGGCCAAGACGACTAAGTTGCCTCAATTAGTCTTGTTGGACATCGATTTGAAGACCGAATCGAATGGTTTGGCTTTATTACCAGAGCTGGTTCAGCGGTTTCAAGGTAAAGTCCCTGTAATCATATTTAGTACAGATGGGGCCAAACTAACTATTGAACAAGCCTATCACCTGGGCGCGGTGGCCTACACGGTGAAGCCCGATGATTTGGCGGGGTGGACTGATTATCTGGCGGTGATGAGGGCTTATTGGTATAAAACAACGCGGCTACCTACGGAGGATTCGCTCAATTAA
- a CDS encoding ISAs1 family transposase, whose product MDVAELFFEIDDPRQEGKCFHQLTDILMIVLCGYLADCEGFEEVYDYACDKQEVFREFLELPCGIPSHDTLNRVFRRLEPTQLETLLTNWGKEIVDLLTQKQLIIDGKQLRGTVEAGHKQATVQIVSVWAEKERLCLAQSQIATKTNEIKAIPDLLKSIDIASSVVSMDAIGCQKTIAKLIIDQRADYLIGLKANQDGLYEQVVDWFERTKPSLQADISRDLGHGRAEKRAVFVSETLDLIDAAAGWVGLKSVIYVESTRWINDKEQRSTRYYISSLRGYSAAQMSCYIRRHWSIENEQHWHLDVTFDEDGCQVRKDHAPRNLSTVRKLALGLISRDPAKMSLKRKRKKAARDDAYLMTLLSQLNV is encoded by the coding sequence ATGGACGTAGCCGAATTGTTTTTTGAGATTGATGATCCCCGCCAAGAAGGAAAGTGTTTTCACCAGCTAACCGATATTCTAATGATCGTACTTTGTGGATACTTAGCTGATTGTGAGGGATTTGAAGAGGTTTATGATTATGCTTGTGATAAACAGGAGGTGTTCCGTGAGTTTTTGGAACTACCCTGCGGGATTCCTTCGCACGATACCCTAAATCGGGTCTTTCGCCGACTTGAGCCCACCCAGCTGGAGACTTTGTTAACCAATTGGGGCAAAGAAATTGTTGACCTGCTGACCCAAAAACAGCTTATCATCGACGGTAAACAACTGCGGGGAACGGTAGAGGCTGGCCACAAACAAGCCACCGTTCAGATTGTCAGTGTCTGGGCCGAGAAAGAGCGGTTGTGTCTGGCTCAGAGCCAGATAGCTACTAAAACCAACGAGATCAAAGCGATTCCTGATTTGTTAAAATCGATTGACATCGCCAGTAGCGTGGTTAGTATGGATGCCATTGGATGCCAAAAAACGATTGCCAAACTCATTATCGATCAGCGGGCAGACTATCTCATTGGCTTAAAGGCCAATCAGGACGGCTTATATGAACAAGTGGTCGATTGGTTCGAGCGAACAAAGCCTTCCTTACAAGCCGATATAAGCCGGGATTTGGGCCATGGGCGAGCTGAAAAGCGGGCTGTATTCGTAAGCGAAACACTGGACTTGATTGATGCCGCAGCGGGGTGGGTAGGCTTAAAAAGCGTCATTTATGTGGAGTCAACTCGTTGGATCAATGACAAAGAACAGCGCAGTACACGCTACTATATCAGCTCACTAAGAGGCTATTCAGCCGCTCAGATGAGTTGCTACATTCGTCGGCACTGGAGTATTGAGAATGAGCAGCATTGGCACCTTGATGTCACCTTTGATGAAGATGGGTGCCAGGTCCGGAAAGACCATGCTCCGCGTAATTTGAGTACGGTTCGTAAGTTGGCCTTAGGCTTAATTAGTCGTGACCCGGCCAAGATGAGTTTGAAGCGTAAGCGAAAGAAAGCTGCCCGAGACGATGCTTATCTAATGACTCTATTGAGCCAACTTAACGTTTGA
- a CDS encoding response regulator, producing the protein MIPISTMPWIALLDDDEDDFTFWQYGVETWAKPVVLKWFLSAESFLAEASRASSKPTAIVLDGIVPDDDQESWLTTFLGHMCCQNIPIFILAGQFSQAHQERFLALGATGYLLKPSSTDELQAVILQVIDKQ; encoded by the coding sequence ATGATACCAATATCGACAATGCCCTGGATAGCTCTACTGGATGATGATGAGGACGATTTTACATTCTGGCAATATGGCGTTGAAACTTGGGCAAAACCAGTAGTGCTCAAATGGTTTTTATCCGCCGAATCGTTTCTTGCCGAAGCGTCCAGGGCTAGTAGTAAACCAACGGCCATCGTTCTGGATGGAATAGTCCCAGATGACGATCAGGAAAGCTGGCTAACGACCTTTCTGGGCCATATGTGTTGTCAGAACATTCCCATCTTTATACTTGCTGGTCAATTTAGTCAGGCGCATCAAGAACGTTTTCTGGCACTCGGAGCCACTGGTTATCTACTAAAGCCAAGCTCTACTGATGAGCTTCAGGCTGTGATTCTGCAAGTAATCGATAAGCAGTGA
- a CDS encoding LytR/AlgR family response regulator transcription factor: MKRSSHAAQIQHNFDPDQILYLAGDVNYCTVYLLDGRAILSSRTLKWYSNRWPCFIRIHKGYLINPAYVHNCIVLSSILAYMIMHNGARLPIGRRRISQVIQELGFGLPAYGRTSSYLLVAS; the protein is encoded by the coding sequence ATGAAGCGATCTTCTCATGCGGCACAGATTCAACACAACTTTGATCCTGACCAGATTCTTTATTTAGCTGGGGATGTTAATTATTGCACCGTTTATCTGCTGGATGGTCGGGCCATTCTATCCAGTCGAACCCTAAAGTGGTATAGTAATCGGTGGCCCTGCTTTATTCGGATTCACAAGGGTTATTTAATCAACCCAGCGTATGTTCATAATTGTATCGTTCTTTCTTCGATTTTAGCCTATATGATTATGCATAATGGCGCTAGGCTACCGATCGGCCGACGCCGAATTAGCCAGGTTATTCAGGAACTGGGCTTTGGATTGCCTGCCTACGGCCGTACGAGTAGCTATCTGCTGGTTGCTAGTTAA
- a CDS encoding MFS transporter, translating into MPIVSAFPLVLSQNRPLRYGVFFYLYIMQGIPAGFSLTALANYLTAEGVKSSSVGSFAALVGLPWAFQFVWGPLIDRYQRSSMGRRKPWVLGAQLLALLASIALLFIHNPITQLQTLGGCFLVHSIFAAIQDASVDAMAISVIPDQERGRVNAFMRAGFLLGTGVGAAVFAQILRRYGFFEAALTQTLCLLALTLLTFFIRERPEDRLSPFLTRRESLFPATEAKKAGPNHTFSWLFAELLKGIFAKRSLLLFGGVVATYVSISLFLRSYNYHLIHKLGWADTSVSILTGTYGMLVATSVALLGGYLADRIGARRLLVFVLALIATYLLVFNLLEPTWSNRTVAQTGLVALYFMDPSLSVAAIPLLMSVCRPGVEGSQFTTYMAFINLSDIAGSFLAGQALVYIQAPTIGLLAGGLAVVALLLTGLVLRRYKDLSTVLKVEKI; encoded by the coding sequence ATGCCTATAGTTTCTGCTTTTCCGCTGGTACTTTCCCAGAATCGACCATTACGTTACGGCGTTTTCTTTTACCTGTATATCATGCAGGGCATTCCGGCTGGTTTTTCGCTCACCGCCTTAGCCAACTATTTAACCGCCGAAGGAGTTAAGTCGTCCTCCGTGGGTTCGTTTGCGGCCCTAGTGGGGCTACCCTGGGCGTTTCAATTTGTCTGGGGGCCCTTGATTGACCGCTATCAACGCTCGTCAATGGGGCGTCGGAAACCTTGGGTGCTAGGTGCTCAACTATTGGCGCTTCTGGCCTCAATCGCTCTGCTCTTCATTCACAATCCCATAACCCAGCTTCAGACACTAGGGGGCTGCTTCCTGGTCCACAGCATCTTTGCTGCCATACAGGATGCAAGCGTTGACGCCATGGCCATTTCGGTCATTCCCGACCAGGAACGGGGACGCGTAAACGCCTTCATGCGGGCAGGCTTTCTGCTAGGTACCGGCGTAGGTGCTGCCGTTTTTGCGCAGATTCTGCGGAGATATGGTTTTTTTGAGGCAGCCCTAACCCAAACGCTCTGCCTACTAGCCCTAACCCTATTGACTTTTTTCATCCGGGAGCGTCCTGAGGATCGGCTTTCCCCCTTTTTGACTCGTCGAGAATCCTTATTCCCGGCTACTGAGGCCAAAAAAGCGGGGCCCAATCATACCTTCAGCTGGCTATTTGCCGAATTATTGAAAGGCATTTTCGCCAAACGAAGCTTATTATTATTTGGCGGGGTGGTAGCCACTTATGTAAGCATAAGTCTGTTTTTGAGATCCTACAATTATCACCTGATTCACAAGCTGGGCTGGGCCGACACATCCGTGTCTATTCTTACTGGTACCTATGGTATGCTGGTTGCCACCAGTGTTGCCCTTCTAGGGGGCTATCTGGCTGACCGAATCGGGGCCCGTCGTTTACTGGTTTTTGTTTTAGCGCTTATCGCAACCTATCTGCTTGTATTTAACCTCCTGGAGCCCACCTGGAGCAATCGGACGGTTGCCCAAACTGGCCTGGTCGCTTTGTATTTTATGGACCCTAGCCTAAGTGTGGCAGCTATACCGCTGCTCATGTCAGTCTGTCGACCTGGGGTGGAAGGATCACAGTTCACCACCTACATGGCATTTATAAATTTGTCGGATATTGCCGGATCATTTCTGGCGGGGCAGGCATTGGTTTATATTCAGGCACCCACAATTGGCTTACTGGCCGGTGGCTTAGCCGTGGTGGCTCTGCTACTTACTGGGTTGGTTTTACGGCGCTATAAAGATTTATCAACAGTCCTAAAAGTCGAAAAAATTTAA
- a CDS encoding response regulator, with protein sequence MDQYPTHAVFIADDDEDDRLLLKYAFAQHSPECELIFAEDGLALLDALAQLTSEPCLIILDLNMPRLNGLEALQVLRLSTQYKHTPIVILTTSSDSTDRQDAYALGANEYLIKPISVDLLGQMVLHLRKAWHLDQCV encoded by the coding sequence ATGGATCAATACCCTACTCATGCTGTCTTTATCGCTGATGACGACGAAGATGATCGTTTACTATTAAAATACGCCTTCGCTCAACACAGCCCCGAATGTGAGTTGATCTTTGCTGAGGATGGTCTGGCTTTGCTGGATGCTCTGGCCCAATTGACCTCAGAACCCTGCTTAATTATCCTTGATTTGAACATGCCTCGACTCAATGGCCTGGAAGCCTTGCAGGTGTTGCGCCTTAGCACGCAGTATAAACACACCCCAATTGTGATTCTAACAACCTCAAGTGATTCCACAGATCGCCAGGATGCATATGCCTTAGGGGCAAATGAGTATCTGATAAAGCCCATTAGTGTGGATTTGCTTGGCCAAATGGTTCTTCATCTTCGTAAAGCCTGGCATCTGGATCAATGCGTGTAA
- a CDS encoding response regulator: MPTSFPILVVDDDPHIVDILRRAARSVFPQAHFLGIQSFAEAARFLSDLSGPGPRLVLLDIDLQSELDGLDFLTLLRGHPQGRLLPIIMLSANKNPLKRGEAYVRGANAVTGKPFSFEEWKLYVENLRLYWVDVATTPKLYFLSED; the protein is encoded by the coding sequence ATGCCCACTTCCTTTCCCATATTGGTCGTTGATGATGACCCCCACATTGTAGATATCCTTCGGCGAGCAGCCAGGAGCGTCTTTCCTCAGGCCCATTTTCTGGGTATCCAGAGTTTTGCCGAAGCGGCCCGCTTTCTGAGTGATTTGTCGGGTCCGGGTCCCCGGCTGGTATTGCTGGATATTGACTTGCAAAGTGAACTGGATGGGCTGGATTTTTTGACCTTATTACGGGGGCATCCCCAAGGCCGTTTATTGCCCATTATTATGTTGTCTGCCAATAAAAATCCGCTGAAACGAGGAGAGGCTTATGTGCGTGGCGCCAATGCCGTTACCGGCAAGCCGTTTAGCTTCGAGGAGTGGAAGTTGTATGTGGAGAATTTACGGTTGTATTGGGTTGATGTGGCTACCACGCCAAAACTCTATTTTCTTAGTGAGGACTGA
- a CDS encoding MFS transporter: MVPILRPKLALLIASVSVFFEALDIAIVNLTMPLIQTWFKLSFNQVQWLQTLYVLLYGGLLILGGRLTDTIGRRKIFLVASTLFLLTSLGAGLAGSFVWLLIFRTIQGIAAALLMPSALSIVTHAFTEPQARSKAIGIFSSFAALGSGSGLSVGGLIAAWFGWQWVFFINVPVILLTLLLAFRYLPKDAARTEPLPDIPSGLLLTLVITALSYVVHELGDWANQGYLLLLLSLLVAGGAALFIKRNSVQAFPLISFPVLNRSLIPITVMAMLGATFTGYRVIASNVKLAQ, translated from the coding sequence ATGGTACCTATACTCCGACCCAAATTAGCCCTGCTTATTGCATCGGTCAGTGTCTTTTTTGAAGCGTTAGATATTGCGATTGTCAATTTAACCATGCCGCTGATTCAGACCTGGTTTAAGCTGTCTTTTAATCAGGTACAATGGCTACAGACGCTGTATGTGCTGCTGTATGGTGGGTTACTCATTCTGGGAGGACGTTTGACGGATACCATAGGTCGGCGAAAAATCTTTCTGGTGGCTTCCACGCTATTTCTGCTCACTTCACTTGGGGCCGGATTGGCCGGATCGTTTGTTTGGCTGCTCATTTTCCGGACTATCCAGGGCATCGCTGCTGCCTTATTAATGCCATCGGCACTTTCGATTGTGACACACGCGTTTACGGAACCCCAGGCCCGCAGTAAGGCAATTGGTATTTTTAGTTCGTTTGCCGCGCTTGGTTCGGGTAGTGGTTTATCGGTTGGCGGCTTAATTGCGGCCTGGTTTGGCTGGCAGTGGGTATTTTTTATTAATGTTCCAGTTATTTTACTCACCTTATTATTGGCTTTTCGATACCTTCCCAAAGATGCGGCTCGCACGGAACCCTTGCCCGATATCCCATCCGGGTTATTGCTGACGCTGGTTATTACGGCCTTGTCGTATGTGGTCCATGAACTAGGCGACTGGGCGAATCAGGGTTATTTATTGCTCCTGTTAAGCCTGTTGGTGGCTGGTGGTGCAGCGCTGTTTATCAAGCGAAACAGCGTTCAGGCTTTTCCGTTGATTTCGTTTCCAGTCCTTAACCGCTCTCTGATCCCAATTACGGTTATGGCCATGCTTGGTGCTACCTTTACGGGCTACAGGGTAATTGCATCAAACGTTAAGTTGGCTCAATAG
- a CDS encoding Lrp/AsnC family transcriptional regulator: MSQTEQPNRVAIELDEKDYAILRLLQDNAKLTVREIASRIHLSTTPTHERIKRLEQLQVIRQYVALVDNRKVNRKVMVICQVALKEHDKQTAHAFVSGIIGFKEVVECYNVSGDYDFMLKILAESIESYHDFFINYLGEVKGIQKAKSVFVMDIIKDSHEVV, from the coding sequence ATGAGCCAAACAGAACAGCCCAATCGAGTCGCTATTGAGTTAGATGAAAAGGATTACGCTATTTTGCGACTGCTCCAGGACAATGCCAAGCTTACCGTGCGGGAGATCGCGTCGCGCATTCACCTGAGTACTACGCCCACCCACGAGCGAATCAAACGACTTGAACAACTACAGGTCATTCGGCAGTATGTGGCCTTAGTGGATAATCGAAAAGTAAACCGGAAAGTCATGGTGATTTGTCAGGTGGCACTGAAAGAGCACGACAAACAAACAGCTCACGCTTTTGTAAGTGGCATTATTGGGTTTAAAGAAGTGGTCGAGTGCTATAACGTATCAGGTGACTATGACTTTATGCTCAAAATTCTAGCCGAGAGCATCGAAAGTTATCATGACTTTTTTATCAATTATCTGGGGGAGGTTAAAGGCATCCAAAAGGCGAAAAGCGTATTCGTCATGGATATCATTAAAGACTCTCATGAAGTGGTGTAA
- a CDS encoding MFS transporter — translation MQSPYTGYLFLISLILQQDRQLSAAYAGLLLFPFSLLSALAGKYLLPMLLKRFSIKQVAILGMASLVIGTLCLTYYIQSTDHPLIVLLISLLGVNSIGIALSFSGLTVLSLQPVPEVHHGLVSGVNTTAYFIGGGFGLSIVSLFLDGSGQTDHGIGILPAVILSLYALLGLGRLLLKGRHEPHKPSGLSNNTTEKFSAEPASSL, via the coding sequence GTGCAATCACCCTATACGGGCTACCTGTTTCTGATTTCATTGATTTTGCAACAGGATCGACAACTAAGCGCAGCGTATGCGGGCTTGTTGCTTTTTCCCTTCAGCCTTCTCTCGGCCTTAGCCGGAAAATATTTACTGCCCATGCTACTGAAACGATTCTCCATAAAACAGGTGGCTATTTTGGGCATGGCCTCGCTGGTAATCGGTACGCTATGCTTAACCTATTATATCCAATCGACCGACCATCCGCTTATTGTATTGCTAATATCTCTTTTGGGAGTTAATAGCATAGGTATTGCGCTGAGCTTTTCTGGCTTAACGGTACTTTCCTTACAACCCGTCCCAGAAGTTCATCACGGGTTAGTATCGGGGGTTAATACTACTGCCTATTTCATTGGAGGTGGTTTCGGCCTATCGATTGTATCCCTATTTCTGGATGGGTCGGGGCAGACAGATCATGGGATAGGTATTCTGCCAGCCGTTATACTCAGCTTATATGCTTTACTCGGTCTTGGCAGGCTTCTTCTAAAAGGTCGCCATGAGCCTCATAAACCTTCTGGTTTGTCAAATAATACGACGGAGAAGTTTAGTGCTGAGCCTGCTTCGTCGTTGTGA
- a CDS encoding PAS domain-containing sensor histidine kinase, translating to METTSNPKHYPFLQGNGKTAAFLRQYDWSKTGLGTPDQWPYSLRASVSNLLQASLPMFVFWGEELYSFYNDAVIPSLTPEKHPTLGQPVQELCGKDWDFMIPMLSSVRKTGEPVTSQEVPIRLERHGVWEEVYWTFSCSLILDDHGQHGGVLVNCQDTTEATKSRQQVQFPEQQFRALVEQAPIAMAVFQGSDHIIETANQAYQQLVGRPADELLGKPMFEAMPEIKGKGYEELLATVLATGEPLYANELNAPLMRKGQLELVYFNFVYQPLRAVDGTIRGVTVVANEITEQVLARKKVEESRAHLELLSNTVPAMIFYLDDQQRYQYYNDTFRHWFGVNPTEAIGKTVREFIGEAAYQNVLPHLAIAYGGQQERYELWSPTRMGEGKWLNITYTPYKNKEEQVLGLIVHAADITQTKQRELALRDSEAALRNAIELAELGTWAINAQTGQITYSERLQTWLGTTEPVLQQVPSPRIHPKDQKRINVAIGRALQKGGTGHFDEVYTILHSKTGHERIIHASGQTTFDADGNALILAGTAQDITMQQALQLALENEVQTRTEELAATNGKLAASLEEYATLNEELEEANGLLLRSNANLQTFAYVASHDLQEPLRKIQQFGDLLAMRQDALSSEDQMYIKRMQVAASRMSTLIRDLLNFSRIATQRDANKPVSLTETIHRVLSTLDLVISETNAQVEIGSLPTVQGDAAQLDMLFQNLLSNALKFRRADSSGRSIPPIIHINAQILGADQLPLSVKPAWATSTYHQIDVVDNGIGFDEKYLDRIFQVFQRLHGKSEFAGTGIGLAICERVVANHGGAITASSQPDQGARFSVYLPIA from the coding sequence TTGGAGACAACTTCTAACCCTAAGCATTACCCTTTTCTACAGGGAAACGGCAAGACGGCAGCCTTCCTTCGGCAGTATGACTGGTCTAAAACCGGCTTAGGTACACCCGACCAATGGCCTTACAGTTTACGGGCCTCTGTTAGTAATCTGCTACAGGCAAGCCTACCCATGTTTGTATTTTGGGGAGAAGAGCTTTATAGCTTCTACAATGACGCGGTGATTCCGAGCCTGACCCCAGAAAAACATCCGACCCTTGGTCAACCTGTTCAGGAGCTATGCGGAAAAGACTGGGACTTTATGATCCCCATGCTCAGCAGCGTCCGCAAGACGGGTGAGCCCGTTACTAGTCAGGAGGTACCGATACGGCTTGAGCGTCATGGTGTTTGGGAGGAGGTTTATTGGACTTTTTCCTGTAGTCTGATTCTTGATGATCATGGCCAGCATGGTGGAGTGTTGGTCAACTGTCAGGATACAACCGAAGCGACCAAAAGCCGACAGCAGGTCCAGTTTCCTGAACAACAGTTCCGGGCCCTGGTGGAACAGGCTCCCATTGCTATGGCTGTCTTCCAGGGTTCTGATCACATTATCGAAACGGCCAACCAGGCTTATCAGCAGCTTGTTGGCCGCCCAGCGGATGAGTTGCTGGGAAAACCTATGTTTGAGGCCATGCCAGAAATTAAGGGGAAGGGCTACGAAGAACTGTTGGCCACTGTCCTCGCTACTGGTGAACCTTTGTACGCCAATGAGTTAAACGCTCCCTTAATGCGAAAGGGTCAACTTGAACTGGTGTATTTCAACTTCGTCTATCAACCTCTTCGAGCAGTTGATGGAACCATTCGTGGTGTCACCGTGGTCGCTAATGAAATCACTGAACAAGTACTGGCTCGAAAAAAGGTCGAAGAAAGCAGAGCCCATCTGGAACTGTTAAGCAATACAGTACCAGCGATGATTTTTTACCTGGATGACCAGCAACGCTATCAGTACTATAATGATACCTTCCGGCACTGGTTCGGGGTCAATCCAACGGAGGCCATTGGAAAAACGGTACGCGAGTTTATTGGCGAAGCGGCTTATCAAAACGTACTGCCTCATTTAGCCATTGCTTATGGAGGACAACAGGAACGCTACGAATTGTGGTCTCCCACTCGAATGGGGGAAGGAAAATGGTTGAACATCACCTATACACCTTACAAAAACAAAGAGGAACAGGTACTTGGGTTGATTGTCCATGCTGCTGATATTACCCAAACCAAGCAGCGAGAATTGGCGCTGCGGGACAGTGAAGCGGCTCTGCGGAATGCCATTGAACTGGCAGAATTAGGCACTTGGGCTATTAATGCCCAAACCGGGCAAATTACGTATTCGGAACGACTGCAAACCTGGTTAGGTACCACAGAGCCCGTTTTACAACAGGTCCCTTCCCCCCGTATTCACCCTAAAGACCAGAAGCGAATTAATGTAGCAATCGGGCGGGCGCTTCAAAAAGGGGGTACTGGCCATTTTGATGAGGTATATACCATCTTGCATAGCAAAACGGGGCATGAGCGCATCATTCATGCCAGCGGACAGACCACCTTCGATGCGGATGGCAACGCACTAATCCTGGCGGGTACGGCGCAGGATATCACGATGCAACAAGCCTTACAGTTGGCGTTGGAAAATGAAGTACAAACCCGGACCGAGGAATTAGCGGCAACCAACGGAAAACTGGCTGCCAGCCTTGAAGAGTATGCCACACTGAATGAAGAGTTGGAAGAGGCCAACGGATTGCTGCTGCGCTCGAATGCCAATCTGCAAACCTTTGCCTATGTAGCTTCCCATGACTTGCAGGAGCCTTTGCGCAAAATCCAGCAGTTTGGCGATCTATTAGCGATGCGGCAGGATGCCTTATCGAGTGAAGACCAAATGTATATTAAGCGGATGCAGGTTGCGGCTAGCCGAATGTCCACCTTAATCCGGGATTTGTTGAACTTTTCGCGCATTGCCACTCAACGGGACGCTAACAAGCCGGTATCGCTGACGGAAACCATTCATCGGGTACTCTCTACGCTCGACTTGGTGATTAGTGAAACCAATGCCCAGGTGGAGATAGGCTCTTTACCGACCGTGCAGGGGGATGCGGCTCAATTGGATATGTTGTTTCAGAATCTGTTGAGTAATGCCCTGAAGTTTCGCAGGGCTGACTCGTCCGGACGTTCGATTCCTCCGATCATTCACATTAACGCCCAAATCTTAGGAGCGGACCAGCTCCCGCTTTCCGTGAAGCCGGCCTGGGCAACCTCAACCTATCATCAGATTGACGTGGTCGACAATGGGATCGGTTTCGATGAGAAGTATCTGGACCGCATATTCCAAGTCTTTCAGCGGCTGCATGGTAAGAGCGAATTTGCCGGGACTGGTATTGGCCTAGCTATTTGTGAGCGGGTCGTGGCCAATCATGGCGGAGCCATCACGGCTAGCAGCCAGCCTGACCAAGGAGCCCGGTTCAGTGTGTACCTACCCATTGCTTAG
- a CDS encoding DUF3592 domain-containing protein: protein MGYFLTFLAGIVVLLGSLYLFSNSINFIKTGTRTLATVEELVRENSKKGKSTYRPIFKFTTITGKEIHHAYNVASSPPDWQVGEKATVVYKIGDPENPMVLSYFGAFGWAIILLAIAAGLLIIGGGYYVFSYYMKQFLL, encoded by the coding sequence ATGGGTTACTTTCTTACTTTTTTAGCGGGCATAGTAGTACTTCTAGGCTCACTGTATTTATTCTCCAACTCGATTAATTTTATTAAAACAGGAACCCGTACACTGGCCACGGTTGAAGAGCTTGTTCGAGAAAATAGCAAAAAGGGGAAATCAACCTATCGGCCTATTTTTAAATTTACGACTATCACCGGTAAAGAAATACATCATGCCTATAATGTTGCGAGTTCTCCACCGGATTGGCAAGTGGGCGAGAAAGCAACGGTTGTTTATAAGATAGGTGATCCTGAGAATCCTATGGTACTAAGTTACTTTGGCGCCTTTGGCTGGGCCATCATTCTATTAGCCATTGCTGCAGGATTACTAATCATTGGCGGAGGCTACTACGTATTTAGCTATTACATGAAGCAATTTTTATTGTGA